The sequence GATGTCGATCGCGGTTTTCGTCGGGACCGTCCTGCTGGTCGGGTACGGCAACCTCGCCGAGCAACTCGCCCACCAGTGGACCGACCGCGACGTCGTCCACACGGCGGCCTTCTGCGTCGTCGCGACCGTCGCCGCCGTCGTCGGCCAGTCGGTGGCGCGCTCGATCGCCGACGGCGCCGCCTTCGAGTCGCTTTCGGCGGCGCTGCCGACGATGCTCTTCCTCGGGGCGAGCGGCGCGTTGCTGGCGTCGCTGCTCCGGGACATCCTGTTCGCGAACGACGATCCCGTCGTCATGCTCACCGTCGGCCTCCTCGGCTGGCTGCTCGCGGAGCTCGAGCCGGCGCTGGCCCTCTCCGGGGGCGAGATCGTCGCCGCGCTCGCGATCACCGTCGCATTCGGCTACCTCTCCTACGCCCTCGAGACGGCCTCGATCGCGGGGATGCTCACCGGGATCCTGCTGGGGCTGTTGACGATCGTCCTTGGCGGCTACGGCTGGTTCGCCGTCCTCATCTCCTTTTTCGCTATCGGCGGCCTCTCCTCGAAGTACCGCTACGAAGAGAAGGCTGAACGCGGCGTCGCCGAGGATAACAACGGCGCCCGGGGCAGCGGGAACGTCCTCGGTAACGCCGCCGTCGCGCTCGGGGCCGTTCTGGGATACGCGGCCAGTTCGGCGACGCTGTTGCCCGGCAATCCAGAACCGAGCCTATTTCTGTTCGCCTTCGCCGGTTCCGTCGCCACGGCGATGAGCGACACCCTCTCGAGCGAAATCGGCAGCGTCTTCGAGACGCCGCGGTTGATCACCACCCTCGAGCCCGTCGAACCCGGCACCGACGGCGGGGTCACCTGGCAGGGCGAGATCGCCGGCGTCGTGGGCGCGACCGTCGTCGCCGGCATCTCCTACGGTCTCTTTGACGCGGTCGCGACCGTCGGCGCGGCGATCATCATCGCCGCCGGCGTCGTCGGCATGACCGTCGACAGCCTGCTGGGTGCGACCCTCGAGGGACGAGTGCTTGGCAACCAGAGCGTCAACTTCCTCGCGACGCTCTCGGGCGCGCTGGTCTGTGCGCTGCTGGTCCTGTCGTTTGCCGTGCTCGGCTAAGAAGAACACCGATCGACAAGGGTCGCGAAAACGAGACGCGTTCCGTCCGCCCGACTGCGGTGGCCGGCCTCAGTCGTCGGCGGTGGGGAACGAGCGCTCGGCGGTTTTCCCGGTCGATGCCTCGAGGTCGTCGAGCCGATCGTCGGGAACGATGCGATCGAGTCGGTCGTCGGTGCGCGCCTGCCTGGTGGCGCTGGCAGCGGTCGCCCAGAAGGTCGTGAGCATCCAGACGCCGAGCAACGCGAGCGCCGCTGTTACCGGCGGTGTCATTACCGCTCGCTCGGCGCTCTCGGCTTATCAATTACTCGACCGAGTCCCGCTCGCTGGGAGTCGCGCGAGCGCCGCGTTAACAGCCGCAGGAGTCGCCACAGCCACGGCCGCCAGTCGACCGTCGAATCCACAGGTAGAGGCCGCTCCCGACGACGACGGCGCCGCTCCCGACCAGCAGTCTGGAGACGGTGCCGACGACCGGAACCGCGACGGGCTCCGGCGACACGAGCGTGCCGATACCGAGCCCGACGACGACGGCCGCGAGGAACTTCCCGATCCAGAGTGCAGAGACTGACTCGAGCGCTGCTGTCTCCATCTTCTCCGAATTGTCATTCAGTAGCACCTTCAGTCTTGGGAGACGAGACAGACGACTCGAGAATCGGGATCGAATCGGGACTCGAGGGCGACCAGGGCGCCCCGACGGCGGCTGCTACTCCGTGTTCGGCGGTTCGTCCGCGATCTCGTCGATCGCGTGGATCTGAACGGCGGTCGGTCGCTTAGTGAACTGCCCCAGCGAGTGCGCGACGATCCGCTCGACGCCGCGGTCCGCCGCGAGGTCGAGCAGCCGCTGGTCGAGGATCTCGTCGAGGACGATCGTCGTCGGGGCCGTCTCGAGTCCCTCGAGGGAGTCGTAGGCCTCGCTCGCGTCGGCCTCGTCGACGGTGTCGCCGTCGGCGTCGAGAAAGCGGACGCGGCCGGTGTTCCGCCGGACGATCGCCGTCGCGTGGCCGTAAACGGTCTCGGGTTCGGCGTCGCTGGTAACGTCTTCGACTATCGCGTCGGAACCGGTTTCGGCCGAGGCCGACGCGTCTGAGACGTCGTCGCGGACGGCACCGTCGTCGACGGTTTCATCCCTGCCGTCCGTGTCGCCGGTCGGCGCCGAGGGGCTCGCTGTCTCGGGCGGCGACGTCACGGGACCGTCGATCGCCTGCGACGAGTCGTCGGCGTCGCGGTCGGTCGACGACTCGGTCGGCGCCGGGGCCGGGGTCGAACTGCCGTCGGTCGCGGCGACGGCCTCGCGGGGCTCGTTCATCCCCGAGACGGTATCGTAGGGGACCTTGTTCCGCAGGGCGGTGAACAGCTGGTGGTGGTCGAGATCCTCAACGGACTCGCCGGCCGGCGCGAACGCGACGTAGTCGACGTCGCCGACCTGGGACAGCTCCTCGAGGATGAGGTCACCGCCCCGATCACCGTCGAGGAAGGCCGTGACCGTACGGTGGTGGGTCAGTTCGGCCACCGCGTCGGGGACGTTGGTCCCTTCGACCGCGATGGCGTTTTTGACGCCGTATTTGAGAAGAGTGAGGACGTCGGCACGGCCCTCGACGACGATGATCGCGTCGCTGTCGGTGACACGGGGACCCGCGGGGAGGCCCTCGTACTCGGTGATGTCCTCGACGCGGACGTGCTGGCGGACCTCCGCGAGGATCTCCTCGGAGGACATGACGCTGTCGTCGAACCCCGTCTGGAGCAGTTCCTTCGCGCGGTCGACGACCGCCTTGCGCTTGGCGGCGCGGACGTCCTCGATTTCGGTTACCTCGAGGTCGGCCCGGCAGGGGCCGACCCGGTCGATCGTCTCGAGGGCGGCGGCGAGCGTCGCGGTCTCGACCTTGTCGAGGCTGGTCGCGATGGTGAGGTGGCCCCGAGACTGGCCGCCCGTGCTGACGATTTCGACGTCGATGCGTCCGACTTTCTGCGACTGGCGGAGGTCGCGGAGATCGAGTTCGTCGCCGAGTAGGCCTTCGGTCTGACCGAAGATCGCGCCGACGACGTCGCTCCGCTCGACGACGCCCTCGGCCGTAACATCGGCGTGGATGAGATATTTCGACGTGTCTTCCATAGATCTGTCCTCGCTGCGCGGTCCCACGGTCGGGATCGCGATCGGTTTATGTAGGTTTTGGATCGTGACGGGGAAATAGCTGTTGACCTTGCAGAACGCCGAGGGTCGAATCGGCCGCCGGCGGAGGTCGACTGACCCGGCGATCGGAATGTCCTCGAGTCGCCTCGAGCGGGACTCAGTACGTCGGGCGGTACCAGTACCAGTAGGCCGTGACGGCGAGCAACATGAGCAGGCCACCGAGGAAGAAGAGCAGTCCCGGCGGCGCGACGTCGAAGATCGCGTCGGCCACGTCTGCGGCACCGTCGGCCGCCGCGTCGACGGTCTCGTTGTCGGTCGCGTTCTCGGTCGTCCCGTTGCCGTCGGGGCTCGGCGCGCTGTCGCCGCCAGTCTCATTGCTGGCGATTCCGATGTCGTCCGACTGCTCCTCGGCGGCTCCCGTTCCGCCGCCGTCCCCGCCTGCGTCCGCTCGGTCGCCGCTCGTTTCGCTGCCGTTCGGTCCGTCGCCTTCGTCCCCGGCAGCGCCCGTCGGCGCCGTCTCGGCGGGCGCGGACTCCGTCACCGACTCGGCCCATCGCGTGAGGGAGTACTGGACGAACAGGCCGCCGGCGGCGAGTAGCGCGACCCCGCCAACGAACCGCGAGAGGGCCTCGCGAAGCCGGCTGGCCGTCGAGTCGTCGCTCGTGACGATCAGCGGCCCGTCGGTCGTCGCGTAGACGCTCATCTCGTTGCCCCGCGAGGAGTACCAGGTGTCGACGACCTCGACGAGCCCCGCCTCC comes from Haloterrigena salifodinae and encodes:
- a CDS encoding DUF92 domain-containing protein, which encodes MTAPVRRAGVFAALCTLALAVPLGNPHVGAVIAAVAALGALAVTDGPLFELLAYPSDYEAGRLYGIVTLVLAGTTLGLIAVTTSMSIAVFVGTVLLVGYGNLAEQLAHQWTDRDVVHTAAFCVVATVAAVVGQSVARSIADGAAFESLSAALPTMLFLGASGALLASLLRDILFANDDPVVMLTVGLLGWLLAELEPALALSGGEIVAALAITVAFGYLSYALETASIAGMLTGILLGLLTIVLGGYGWFAVLISFFAIGGLSSKYRYEEKAERGVAEDNNGARGSGNVLGNAAVALGAVLGYAASSATLLPGNPEPSLFLFAFAGSVATAMSDTLSSEIGSVFETPRLITTLEPVEPGTDGGVTWQGEIAGVVGATVVAGISYGLFDAVATVGAAIIIAAGVVGMTVDSLLGATLEGRVLGNQSVNFLATLSGALVCALLVLSFAVLG
- the dnaG gene encoding DNA primase DnaG, which produces MEDTSKYLIHADVTAEGVVERSDVVGAIFGQTEGLLGDELDLRDLRQSQKVGRIDVEIVSTGGQSRGHLTIATSLDKVETATLAAALETIDRVGPCRADLEVTEIEDVRAAKRKAVVDRAKELLQTGFDDSVMSSEEILAEVRQHVRVEDITEYEGLPAGPRVTDSDAIIVVEGRADVLTLLKYGVKNAIAVEGTNVPDAVAELTHHRTVTAFLDGDRGGDLILEELSQVGDVDYVAFAPAGESVEDLDHHQLFTALRNKVPYDTVSGMNEPREAVAATDGSSTPAPAPTESSTDRDADDSSQAIDGPVTSPPETASPSAPTGDTDGRDETVDDGAVRDDVSDASASAETGSDAIVEDVTSDAEPETVYGHATAIVRRNTGRVRFLDADGDTVDEADASEAYDSLEGLETAPTTIVLDEILDQRLLDLAADRGVERIVAHSLGQFTKRPTAVQIHAIDEIADEPPNTE
- a CDS encoding ArsR/SmtB family transcription factor; translated protein: MARLFPFRSEPAETEGQPRIVGLEGEDADAVFSALSSTTARRIYARLDEEPATPSDVAEAIDSSIQNVRYHLENLEEAGLVEVVDTWYSSRGNEMSVYATTDGPLIVTSDDSTASRLREALSRFVGGVALLAAGGLFVQYSLTRWAESVTESAPAETAPTGAAGDEGDGPNGSETSGDRADAGGDGGGTGAAEEQSDDIGIASNETGGDSAPSPDGNGTTENATDNETVDAAADGAADVADAIFDVAPPGLLFFLGGLLMLLAVTAYWYWYRPTY